One segment of Variovorax paradoxus DNA contains the following:
- a CDS encoding CocE/NonD family hydrolase yields the protein MKRRSSAAWLAIAIAIAAAGLVSLQAPAQAQDAGLDPDTGLPAARPFEFPELGTTAQFWSQRLTGYIATADGTRLRYSVLLPKGQGRFPVVMTVNGYDAGSIGGSAYLKNKTSMAVDLDRRLVEAGYAVMGVNTAGTGCSDGRLEYTRPQLGQHGAEAVEFAAAQAWSNGNVGMVSASYGGSSQLAAAQLQPPHLRAIVPGVPLMDYRDALMPGGVPQPGFVTPFRMVFRGFWSDLVARTAKEEGDTQCLNQVEKNLEAEETNSIMNLYVSHPLRDDYMNSFDLARNADRIKVPVLSFESFQDQAITSRGGHYHARLDPAKLWQFQSNGRHDTYFAEAFQATAIRFLDRFVKGRDNGFERDTPRTTVWMETTGAGTTPLEMRASPQPRWVVQRGSIRPGDLAVKEFHLGTGGVLAGQPVPGAADGFDAPGAGVAVNDVAGNSFWGPLPVDWKTTSLAYTSAPLAEDTMIYGPGSADLWLEANGGDADIQVTVTELRPDGQETYVQRGWLRLSNRGLDTARSTPLLPVHLERPDQALPLLPGRPVFARVEINKVGHYFRKGSRLRVWIDTPAQSGGMLFDTYSMKQRVHVLHNAKYDSLVRFGVLKDVKGPQSYPACGTLLLQPCRPDPLAAR from the coding sequence ATGAAAAGAAGAAGCTCCGCCGCATGGCTCGCGATCGCGATCGCGATCGCGGCCGCAGGCCTCGTTTCGCTGCAGGCGCCGGCGCAGGCACAGGACGCCGGGCTCGACCCCGACACCGGCCTGCCGGCCGCGCGTCCCTTCGAATTTCCCGAACTCGGCACGACGGCGCAGTTCTGGAGCCAGCGCCTGACGGGCTACATCGCCACCGCCGACGGCACGCGTCTTCGCTACAGCGTGCTGCTGCCGAAGGGGCAGGGCCGGTTTCCCGTGGTGATGACCGTCAACGGCTACGACGCCGGCTCGATCGGCGGCTCGGCGTACCTGAAGAACAAGACCTCGATGGCCGTCGACCTCGACAGGCGCCTGGTGGAGGCCGGCTATGCCGTGATGGGCGTCAACACCGCAGGCACCGGCTGCTCCGACGGCCGGCTGGAGTACACGCGGCCGCAGCTCGGCCAGCACGGCGCGGAGGCGGTGGAATTCGCGGCGGCGCAGGCCTGGTCGAACGGCAACGTCGGGATGGTCAGCGCGTCGTATGGCGGCTCTTCGCAGCTCGCGGCCGCGCAGCTTCAGCCGCCGCACCTTCGCGCCATCGTGCCCGGCGTGCCGCTGATGGACTACCGCGATGCGTTGATGCCCGGCGGCGTGCCGCAGCCGGGTTTCGTCACGCCGTTCCGCATGGTGTTCCGCGGCTTCTGGAGCGACCTCGTGGCGCGCACCGCGAAGGAGGAGGGCGACACGCAGTGCCTGAATCAGGTCGAGAAGAACCTCGAGGCCGAGGAGACGAACTCGATCATGAACCTGTACGTGTCGCATCCGCTGCGCGACGACTACATGAACAGCTTCGACCTCGCGCGCAATGCCGACCGCATCAAGGTGCCGGTGCTGTCGTTCGAGTCCTTCCAGGACCAGGCCATCACCTCGCGCGGCGGTCATTACCATGCGCGGCTCGACCCGGCGAAGCTGTGGCAGTTCCAGTCGAACGGCCGGCACGACACCTACTTCGCCGAGGCCTTCCAGGCGACCGCGATCCGCTTCCTCGACCGCTTCGTGAAGGGCCGCGACAACGGCTTCGAGCGCGACACGCCGCGCACCACCGTGTGGATGGAGACCACCGGCGCGGGGACGACGCCGCTCGAGATGCGTGCGTCGCCGCAGCCGCGATGGGTGGTGCAGAGAGGATCGATTCGGCCTGGCGACCTTGCGGTGAAGGAGTTTCATCTCGGCACCGGCGGCGTGCTTGCCGGGCAACCCGTGCCGGGCGCGGCCGACGGGTTCGACGCACCGGGTGCTGGCGTGGCGGTGAACGACGTGGCGGGCAACAGCTTCTGGGGCCCGTTGCCCGTCGACTGGAAGACGACCAGCCTGGCTTACACCTCCGCGCCGCTGGCCGAGGACACCATGATCTACGGCCCCGGCAGCGCCGACCTCTGGCTCGAGGCCAACGGCGGCGACGCCGACATCCAGGTCACCGTGACCGAACTGCGCCCCGACGGACAGGAAACCTATGTGCAGCGCGGCTGGCTGCGGCTGTCGAACCGCGGCCTCGACACCGCGCGCTCGACCCCGCTGCTGCCGGTGCATCTCGAGCGGCCCGACCAGGCCCTGCCGCTGCTGCCCGGACGCCCTGTGTTCGCGCGCGTCGAGATCAACAAGGTGGGGCACTACTTCCGCAAGGGTTCGCGCCTGCGCGTCTGGATCGACACGCCGGCACAGAGCGGCGGCATGCTGTTCGACACCTATTCGATGAAGCAGCGCGTGCACGTGCTGCACAACGCGAAGTACGACTCGCTGGTGCGCTTCGGCGTTCTGAAGGACGTGAAGGGGCCGCAGAGCTATCCGGCGTGCGGCACGCTGCTGCTGCAGCCTTGCCGGCCCGATCCGCTGGCGGCCCGCTGA
- a CDS encoding LysR family transcriptional regulator — protein MDVQALGLLVDIIEAGNLSKAAAKLGMSRANVSQRINRFERELGAQLLRRTTRQLEPTDIGRKLYEHGLAVRHEVKAAAEAVSSLGKSLRGMVRLSVPSGYGQLRMSGWLAEFMQLHPEITLHVIFDNDIEELVKGSVDFAVRVMGEAPAHLAARDLGKVRYVACAAAAFIAQNGRPSSLDDLKQLPLITSPQTSERLSTAGTHEGGHRYMRIRPRLISTNFHFLRDAIAQGLGVGLVPDYMVRTSLEQGELQAFPLKKGELDFLSTQMFLLYVPSRFQTQAVRSLIDFLVEKERR, from the coding sequence ATGGATGTCCAAGCCCTCGGCCTTCTGGTCGACATCATCGAAGCCGGCAACCTGAGCAAGGCCGCCGCCAAGCTGGGCATGAGCCGCGCCAACGTGAGCCAGCGCATCAACCGCTTCGAGCGCGAACTGGGCGCGCAACTGCTGAGGCGCACCACGCGGCAGCTCGAGCCCACGGACATCGGCAGGAAGCTCTACGAGCACGGGCTGGCGGTGCGCCACGAGGTGAAGGCGGCGGCCGAGGCGGTCAGCAGCCTCGGCAAGAGCCTGCGCGGCATGGTCCGCCTGAGCGTGCCGAGCGGCTACGGCCAGCTGCGCATGTCGGGCTGGCTGGCCGAGTTCATGCAGCTGCATCCCGAGATCACGCTGCACGTGATCTTCGACAACGACATCGAGGAACTGGTGAAGGGCTCGGTCGACTTCGCCGTCCGCGTCATGGGCGAGGCGCCCGCGCACCTCGCGGCGCGCGACCTGGGCAAGGTGCGCTACGTGGCGTGCGCGGCGGCGGCGTTCATTGCGCAGAACGGCCGCCCTTCGAGCCTGGACGACCTGAAGCAGTTGCCGCTCATCACCTCGCCGCAGACCAGCGAACGGCTGAGCACCGCCGGCACGCACGAGGGTGGGCACCGCTACATGCGGATCAGGCCGCGCCTGATCTCCACCAACTTCCACTTCCTGCGCGACGCGATCGCGCAGGGCCTCGGCGTGGGCCTGGTGCCCGACTACATGGTCCGGACGTCGCTCGAGCAGGGCGAGTTGCAGGCCTTCCCGCTGAAGAAGGGCGAGCTCGACTTCCTCTCCACGCAGATGTTCCTGCTCTACGTGCCGAGCCGCTTCCAGACGCAGGCCGTGCGCAGCCTGATCGACTTCCTGGTGGAGAAGGAACGCCGGTAG
- a CDS encoding CoA transferase, giving the protein MSFSSPVQPLAGLRVLDLSRVLAGPMCAMALADLGADVIKVEHPSRGDDTRDWGVRVGTRNTSYFNSANRNKRSVTIDLQSSEGVRIATELAMQSDVVIENFKVGGADKLGLGYAQLSALNPRLVYCSISGYSRMTAEAERPGYDLLVQGEAGIMAMNGEAGQGPLKFGVAAVDMFTGMYAGQAILAALYERHATGRGRHVQMALYDSGLMITSYYGMEALLKGSDPPKFGNAHPSIVPYGVFDAADGPLVITVGNNGQFVRFCEQVVGRPEWAADERFATNTARSANREVLLPLVREALRAFSRRELLAKLGEAQIPCGEVLGMHEALTSARTSDAKLLHRFEDPEAGTQAVLAPPYVLDGERAAVRRPPPHLGQHTDEVLRELLGMDDGAIAAARAQQAI; this is encoded by the coding sequence ATGTCCTTTTCTTCCCCGGTGCAGCCCCTGGCTGGCTTGCGTGTCCTCGACCTCTCGCGTGTGCTGGCCGGGCCGATGTGCGCCATGGCGCTGGCCGACCTGGGCGCGGACGTGATCAAGGTCGAGCACCCGAGCCGCGGCGACGACACGCGCGACTGGGGCGTGCGCGTGGGCACGCGCAACACCTCCTACTTCAACAGCGCCAACCGCAACAAGCGCTCGGTCACCATCGACCTGCAGTCGAGCGAGGGCGTGAGGATCGCGACGGAACTCGCCATGCAGTCCGACGTGGTGATCGAGAACTTCAAGGTCGGCGGCGCGGACAAGCTCGGCCTGGGCTATGCCCAGCTCAGCGCCTTGAATCCGCGCCTGGTGTACTGCTCCATCTCCGGCTATTCACGCATGACCGCGGAAGCCGAGCGCCCCGGCTACGACCTGTTGGTGCAGGGCGAGGCCGGCATCATGGCGATGAACGGCGAGGCCGGGCAGGGCCCGCTGAAGTTCGGCGTGGCGGCGGTCGACATGTTCACCGGCATGTACGCCGGCCAGGCGATCCTGGCGGCGCTGTACGAGCGCCACGCCACCGGGCGCGGCCGCCACGTGCAGATGGCGCTGTACGACAGCGGCCTGATGATCACGTCCTACTACGGCATGGAGGCGCTGCTCAAGGGAAGCGATCCGCCGAAGTTCGGCAATGCGCATCCCTCGATCGTTCCCTATGGCGTGTTCGATGCCGCCGACGGTCCGCTGGTCATCACCGTGGGCAACAACGGGCAGTTCGTGCGCTTCTGCGAGCAGGTGGTGGGCCGGCCCGAGTGGGCGGCCGACGAACGCTTTGCCACCAACACCGCCCGCTCGGCGAACCGCGAGGTGCTGCTGCCGCTGGTGCGCGAGGCGCTGCGCGCTTTCAGCCGGCGCGAACTGCTCGCCAAGCTGGGCGAGGCCCAGATTCCCTGCGGCGAGGTGCTCGGCATGCACGAGGCGCTGACCTCCGCACGCACCAGCGACGCCAAGCTGCTGCACCGCTTCGAAGACCCCGAGGCCGGCACGCAGGCGGTGCTTGCGCCGCCCTACGTGCTCGACGGCGAACGCGCCGCAGTGCGCCGGCCGCCGCCGCACCTCGGCCAGCACACCGACGAAGTGCT